The proteins below come from a single Crossiella sp. CA-258035 genomic window:
- a CDS encoding lantibiotic dehydratase: MTRYEPADFFLLRAPALPARVFQDLLAIDDPDQARAEVHGRLRALATRPEVRRALAVASGDLVDALDRPAPNGKRARRLHSRLLRYLTRMTTRPTPFGAFSGVAVGEFGAQTTARLGVPALRDNRIRADMAWLLTVVKQLEEDEALRPHLRVVLNSSVHHSGDRLVLPYADIYGHNDNRAVRVRATTAALAVTRLTATPIPYGQLLTALAEEFPGVDPARVAGLVDELRTLNFLTSDLRPPLTVAHPEAHLAKALAGIEAAAGTAEALREVIDLAHHAATSADPATLAALTAAQRALAPEHTGPTYQLDATLDLREPGLSAEVGTAVAEAVDCLMRLSAALPGHNHHLAQYRDAFTERYGLLALVPVLELLSPEHGLDAPPTYTEPPRTYPLPHNVGEPWQQDFDRVLTEFAVQAWCSGEPEVELTDEWLNRFAPPEDAPSLALYPALDVYAQLAADHSAGEWRAVLREEGLAFGGRTSGRFFDLLGEAAVDRLRGYARREEELSPEVVYAELCYLPNHGRAANVALRPLLRGYEVPVNTAPSVPPERVIDLADLCVGATEDRLFLWSKRLGKQVVVSQNHMLSPHVAPNVARFVLEVSNDGYVMPCGFRWGPLDTMPFLPRVTRGKVVLRPAQWRLNSLPGKDFAAEVRAWREQWRVPRHVYLVEADNRLLLDLDHPVCLDELATGLNRGPVTVHEMLPAFDQQWLRDNDGAAYLEEIVVPLLARSGADTARSEVTLSAPVDTEDAPARLHLPGGQWSFLKLYTGMTQQDEIISTGLRELVAVLGEQGLIDRWFYIRYMDPRPHLRLRFRAAHPEAEPALLWQLTVWGKQMVEQGLAFDTALAGYAPEIERYGGPLVYDTVEQVFAANSAVTADLVALLHNDSDLRPDFAAIAAVDTLYRQWGLEPKERMELLPGSGGADADLVRAEFQQHRAYLTELLVPWDFRPHEQGRQHHQLIAEVLAAQREAVAAAQAAVTGGQLWGTEAGVLGSLAHMQINRLLPIDLRRESHLYALWRQALRAIGGRPAPEATA; this comes from the coding sequence AGGCCCGCGCCGAAGTGCACGGCCGCCTGCGCGCACTGGCCACGCGACCGGAGGTGCGCCGGGCGCTCGCGGTGGCCAGCGGCGACCTGGTCGACGCCCTGGACCGCCCGGCCCCCAACGGAAAGCGGGCCCGGCGGCTGCACTCCCGGCTGCTGCGCTACCTCACCAGGATGACCACCCGGCCCACCCCCTTCGGCGCGTTCTCCGGTGTCGCGGTCGGCGAGTTCGGCGCGCAGACCACCGCGCGGCTGGGCGTACCGGCCTTGCGGGACAACCGGATCCGCGCGGACATGGCCTGGCTGCTGACCGTGGTCAAGCAGCTGGAGGAGGACGAGGCGCTGCGCCCGCACCTGCGGGTGGTGCTCAATTCCAGCGTGCACCACAGCGGCGACCGCCTGGTGCTGCCCTACGCCGACATCTACGGCCACAACGACAACCGCGCGGTCCGGGTGCGGGCCACCACCGCCGCGCTCGCGGTGACCAGGCTGACCGCCACCCCGATCCCGTACGGGCAGCTGCTCACCGCGCTGGCCGAGGAGTTCCCCGGCGTCGACCCGGCCAGGGTCGCCGGGCTGGTGGACGAGCTGCGCACGCTGAACTTCCTGACCAGCGACCTGCGCCCGCCGCTGACCGTGGCCCACCCGGAGGCCCACCTGGCCAAGGCACTGGCCGGGATCGAGGCCGCGGCCGGCACCGCCGAGGCGCTGCGCGAGGTCATCGACCTGGCCCACCACGCGGCCACCAGCGCGGACCCCGCCACGCTGGCCGCGCTGACCGCCGCCCAGCGCGCGCTCGCGCCCGAGCACACCGGCCCGACCTACCAGCTGGACGCCACCCTCGACCTGCGCGAACCGGGACTCTCCGCCGAGGTCGGCACCGCGGTGGCCGAGGCGGTGGACTGCCTGATGCGCCTGTCCGCCGCGCTGCCAGGGCACAACCACCACCTCGCCCAGTACCGGGACGCCTTCACCGAACGCTACGGGCTGCTCGCACTGGTGCCGGTGCTGGAGCTGCTCAGCCCGGAGCACGGCCTGGACGCGCCACCCACCTACACCGAGCCGCCGCGCACATATCCGTTGCCGCACAACGTCGGCGAGCCCTGGCAGCAGGACTTCGACCGGGTGCTCACCGAGTTCGCGGTGCAGGCCTGGTGCTCCGGCGAACCCGAGGTCGAGCTGACCGACGAGTGGCTGAACCGCTTCGCCCCACCGGAGGACGCGCCGTCGCTGGCGCTGTACCCGGCGCTGGACGTCTACGCCCAGCTCGCCGCCGACCACTCGGCGGGGGAGTGGCGGGCGGTGCTGCGCGAGGAGGGCCTGGCCTTCGGCGGGCGCACCTCGGGCCGGTTCTTCGACCTGCTCGGCGAGGCGGCGGTGGACCGGCTGCGCGGCTACGCCCGCCGCGAGGAGGAGCTCAGCCCCGAGGTGGTCTACGCCGAGCTGTGCTACCTGCCCAACCACGGCCGGGCGGCCAACGTGGCGCTGCGGCCGCTGCTGCGCGGCTACGAGGTCCCGGTCAACACCGCGCCCTCGGTGCCGCCGGAGCGGGTGATCGACCTGGCCGACCTGTGCGTCGGCGCCACCGAGGACCGCCTGTTCCTGTGGTCCAAGCGGCTGGGCAAGCAGGTGGTGGTCTCGCAGAACCACATGCTCAGCCCGCACGTGGCTCCCAACGTGGCCCGGTTCGTGCTGGAGGTCTCCAACGACGGCTACGTCATGCCCTGCGGGTTCCGCTGGGGACCACTGGACACGATGCCCTTCCTGCCCAGGGTCACCCGAGGCAAGGTCGTGCTGCGCCCGGCCCAGTGGCGGCTGAACTCATTGCCCGGCAAGGACTTCGCCGCCGAGGTCCGCGCCTGGCGGGAGCAGTGGCGGGTGCCCAGGCACGTCTACCTGGTGGAGGCGGACAACCGGCTGCTGCTCGACCTGGACCACCCGGTCTGCCTGGACGAGCTGGCCACCGGGCTCAACCGCGGCCCGGTGACCGTGCACGAGATGCTGCCCGCCTTCGACCAGCAGTGGCTGCGCGACAACGACGGCGCGGCCTACCTGGAGGAGATCGTGGTCCCGCTGCTGGCCCGCAGCGGCGCGGACACCGCGCGCAGCGAGGTCACGCTGTCCGCGCCGGTGGACACCGAGGACGCTCCGGCGCGGCTGCACCTGCCCGGCGGTCAGTGGAGCTTCCTCAAGCTGTACACCGGAATGACCCAGCAGGACGAGATCATCAGCACCGGCCTGCGCGAGCTAGTCGCGGTGCTGGGTGAGCAGGGGCTGATCGACCGCTGGTTCTACATCCGTTACATGGACCCGCGCCCGCACCTGCGACTGCGCTTCCGGGCCGCGCACCCCGAGGCCGAACCCGCCCTGCTGTGGCAGCTCACCGTGTGGGGCAAGCAGATGGTCGAGCAGGGTCTTGCCTTCGACACCGCGCTCGCGGGCTATGCCCCGGAGATCGAGCGCTACGGCGGCCCGCTGGTCTACGACACGGTGGAACAGGTCTTCGCCGCCAACAGCGCGGTCACCGCCGACCTGGTTGCCTTGTTGCACAACGACAGCGACCTGCGCCCCGACTTCGCCGCGATCGCCGCGGTGGACACCCTGTACCGGCAGTGGGGCCTCGAACCGAAGGAACGCATGGAACTGCTGCCCGGCAGCGGCGGCGCGGACGCCGACCTCGTGCGCGCCGAGTTCCAGCAGCACCGCGCCTACCTCACCGAACTGCTCGTCCCGTGGGACTTCCGCCCGCACGAACAGGGCAGACAGCACCACCAGCTGATCGCTGAAGTCCTTGCTGCGCAACGTGAAGCGGTTGCCGCGGCGCAGGCGGCGGTGACCGGCGGGCAGCTGTGGGGCACCGAGGCCGGGGTGCTGGGCAGCCTGGCGCACATGCAGATCAACCGGTTGCTGCCGATCGACCTGCGCCGCGAATCGCACCTCTACGCGCTGTGGCGGCAGGCTCTGCGCGCCATCGGCGGCCGACCCGCACCGGAGGCCACGGCATGA
- a CDS encoding ABC transporter ATP-binding protein, whose product MKPNNHWLRIAKMLWDLSPLRVLALILVTVAVSVVPAIQLQLTATAVQTVAEAIAARGQGDFGPAVLAVGLLILAVSVAAHLLGVWHGYLDSVLRLHLSTAVGEEVMRKGTRMELQDYEDADSYDKLQRAFQESSGTRIHQLFTDTLAFARELITILSVSAVLFSWNFWVAVLILISPIPSAIAQMWYGKKMYEIEYGRAADRRRLFYLQYLTTTDHSFKEVRLFQLDGHLIKAYRDQVQRFLRVDRDITRRQSVSLGVFGLVSVLISAGALVFAMLATKDTGQIGELAGYLQAIGIVQASGHTLLVGVANLFENKLFVSNLFELLDLPERQIRGGQRKFPERLRQGIEFREVSFTYPGTSEQVLDRVSFTMPAGNCVALVGQNGAGKTTLVKLLTRLYEPTSGEILLDGVPIQEFDLEDLRRNLGVIFQDYIRYELPVRDNIGFGQIEHRADTDRIRRAAQASGADSIVDTLPAGYDAMLGRHFENGHQLSGGQWQKVALARAFMRAAPIVVLDEPTASIDAEAETEIFQRFRSIADTSTSLLVAHRFSTVRIADKIIVIEGGKLVEQGTHTELMRQGGHYAYLFNLQAAGYQPEHT is encoded by the coding sequence ATGAAACCGAACAACCACTGGCTGCGGATCGCCAAGATGCTCTGGGACCTCAGCCCATTGCGTGTGCTGGCGTTGATCCTGGTCACCGTCGCGGTCTCGGTGGTGCCCGCGATCCAGTTGCAGCTCACCGCCACCGCGGTGCAGACCGTGGCCGAGGCGATCGCCGCGCGGGGCCAGGGCGACTTCGGTCCCGCGGTGCTCGCGGTCGGCCTGCTCATCCTGGCCGTCTCGGTGGCCGCGCACCTGCTCGGCGTGTGGCACGGCTACCTGGACTCGGTGCTGCGCCTGCACTTGTCCACCGCGGTCGGCGAGGAGGTGATGCGCAAGGGCACCAGGATGGAGCTCCAGGACTACGAGGACGCCGACTCCTACGACAAGCTGCAACGCGCCTTCCAGGAGAGCAGCGGCACCCGGATCCACCAGCTGTTCACCGACACCCTGGCCTTCGCCCGCGAGCTGATCACCATCCTGTCCGTCTCCGCGGTGCTGTTCTCCTGGAACTTCTGGGTCGCGGTGCTCATCCTGATCTCGCCGATCCCGTCCGCGATCGCGCAGATGTGGTACGGCAAGAAGATGTACGAGATCGAGTACGGCCGGGCCGCCGATCGTCGTCGCCTGTTCTACCTCCAGTACCTGACCACCACCGACCACTCCTTCAAGGAGGTCCGCCTCTTCCAGCTGGATGGCCACCTGATCAAGGCCTACCGCGACCAGGTGCAGCGGTTCCTGCGGGTGGACCGGGACATCACCCGCCGCCAGTCCGTCTCGCTCGGCGTCTTCGGCCTGGTGAGCGTGCTGATCTCGGCCGGAGCGCTGGTGTTCGCGATGCTGGCCACCAAGGACACCGGGCAGATCGGCGAGCTGGCCGGGTACCTGCAGGCGATCGGCATCGTGCAGGCATCGGGGCACACCCTGCTGGTCGGCGTGGCCAACCTGTTCGAGAACAAGCTGTTCGTGAGCAACTTGTTCGAGCTGCTCGACCTGCCCGAGCGGCAGATCCGGGGCGGGCAACGGAAGTTCCCGGAGCGGCTGCGCCAGGGCATCGAGTTCCGCGAGGTCAGCTTCACCTACCCCGGCACCAGCGAACAGGTCCTGGACCGGGTCAGCTTCACCATGCCCGCCGGCAACTGCGTGGCCCTGGTCGGCCAGAACGGCGCGGGCAAGACCACCCTGGTCAAGCTGCTCACCCGGCTCTACGAGCCCACCAGCGGGGAGATCCTGCTCGACGGCGTGCCGATCCAGGAGTTCGACCTGGAAGACCTGCGCCGCAACCTCGGCGTCATCTTCCAGGACTACATCCGCTACGAGCTGCCGGTGCGGGACAACATCGGCTTCGGCCAGATCGAGCACCGCGCCGACACCGACCGGATCCGCCGCGCCGCACAGGCCAGTGGCGCTGACTCCATTGTGGACACTCTCCCAGCAGGCTACGACGCCATGCTGGGCCGCCACTTCGAGAACGGCCACCAGCTCTCCGGCGGCCAGTGGCAGAAGGTCGCACTGGCCAGGGCGTTCATGCGGGCCGCGCCGATCGTGGTGCTGGACGAGCCCACCGCCTCCATCGACGCCGAGGCCGAAACCGAGATCTTCCAACGCTTCCGCAGCATCGCCGACACCTCCACCAGCCTGCTGGTGGCTCACCGCTTCTCCACCGTCCGGATCGCCGACAAGATCATCGTCATCGAGGGCGGCAAACTCGTCGAACAGGGCACGCACACCGAACTGATGCGCCAGGGCGGCCACTACGCCTACCTGTTCAACCTCCAGGCCGCCGGATACCAGCCGGAGCACACGTGA